From the genome of Candidatus Defluviilinea proxima:
TTAGGTATTGTTGCTGTGACATGTTGTTCCTCCTTTTCTAAGGTCTTTCCAATTGGTTGAAGAGTTTTTGATGTTCCTCGATGGCATAGCGATCTGTCATACCCGCGATGTAATCACAAAGGGTGCGTTCCAAACCGCGAACATTGATCGTATCCTGTATGGTGTTCGGGAGCATGGTCGGTTCTGCACGGTAGGCGTTGAATAGGTCCGTGATCAGGTTCTCAGCTTTGACTTGCATTCTCACCACGCGGTAATGGCGATATAGGTTCTTATACAGAAAGTCTTTCAATTCACGGTTGCGGCGTTGCATTTCTTCGCTGTAACCGATCACATTGCTCTTGAGCTTTTGGATATCGAGCGGAGACTTAACCTTACTTTCCTTGAGCCGCTTGTCTGTCGCCTCGACCATATCCGTGACCATGATGCCGACCAGTTGACGGATCATGCGATGACGTTCCATTTCGCTCAATTCCGGGCCGTGCCAGTTGTAGGTCTCGCGCAGTATTTCCCAGAGCGCGATGCCATCCAGCATTTGCGGAGTGATCATTCTTGAGCGCAGACCGTCATCAAGATCGTGTGTGGTGTAGGCGAGTTCATCGGCTACGTTGGCGATCTGCGTTTCCAAGTTGCCGCGCAATTCAGGATTGAAATCCTTCGCGTCAGAGATGTCATATTCGGATTCGTGTTTGACCATTCCTTCGCGTACTTCCCATGTGAGGTTCAAGCCAGGGAATTCGGGATAGCGTTGTTCCAGCTCTGTGACAATGCGCAAAGACTGCCTGTTGTGGTCGAACCCGCCGAAATCCTTCATCAATCGTGCAAGGACAACTTCACCGGAGTGGCCGAAAGGGGAGTGCCCGAGGTCGTGCGCAAGACAAATGGTTTCGACGAGATCTTCATTCCCGCCTAGGGCGCGGGCAAAGGTCCGGCCGATCTGAGCAACTTCCAGTGTATGAGTGAGGCGGGTGCGGAAATAGTCGCCTTCATAGTTGATGAAAACCTGCGTCTTGTATTCGAGTCGACGGAAGGCTGTGGTGTGTAGGATGCGGTCACGGTCGCGTTGGAATGAAGTGCGATATTCAGGCTCGTTATCCAGATAGGCGCGACCTTTGGTATCCCTGCTCCTCATGCCGTAGGGCGCGAGGGCCTTATCTT
Proteins encoded in this window:
- a CDS encoding deoxyguanosinetriphosphate triphosphohydrolase; translation: MYFTRQQLEEIEDKALAPYGMRSRDTKGRAYLDNEPEYRTSFQRDRDRILHTTAFRRLEYKTQVFINYEGDYFRTRLTHTLEVAQIGRTFARALGGNEDLVETICLAHDLGHSPFGHSGEVVLARLMKDFGGFDHNRQSLRIVTELEQRYPEFPGLNLTWEVREGMVKHESEYDISDAKDFNPELRGNLETQIANVADELAYTTHDLDDGLRSRMITPQMLDGIALWEILRETYNWHGPELSEMERHRMIRQLVGIMVTDMVEATDKRLKESKVKSPLDIQKLKSNVIGYSEEMQRRNRELKDFLYKNLYRHYRVVRMQVKAENLITDLFNAYRAEPTMLPNTIQDTINVRGLERTLCDYIAGMTDRYAIEEHQKLFNQLERP